A region of Toxorhynchites rutilus septentrionalis strain SRP chromosome 1, ASM2978413v1, whole genome shotgun sequence DNA encodes the following proteins:
- the LOC129779562 gene encoding uncharacterized protein LOC129779562 yields the protein MDHSLRLKNLNAQFISRYGFLVSNISETKQHAKDEILEHALQIGGTQNPCIVTKYNETNRRASQVADDLSVTMRNLATDLTHVTRNFFYPNVLRYQLESTELQSAVVQRLALPDALINLPDTLEDLEAHLRENADMVDRVVLLLDHEVAAFGGIMNRIRREIFTEADEIMSEYVSNMDKLIEEALQCV from the coding sequence ATGGATCACTCATTacggttgaaaaatcttaacgcTCAGTTCATCTCCCGGTACGGCTTCCTGGTGAGTAATATCTCAGAAACCAAACAGCACGCCAAGGATGAAATTCTGGAGCACGCGCTACAAATCGGTGGCACCCAGAATCCATGCATCGTGACGAAATACAACGAGACGAACCGTCGGGCCAGCCAGGTGGCGGATGATCTCAGTGTGACGATGAGGAACTTGGCGACGGACTTGACCCATGTCACGAGAAATTTCTTCTACCCAAACGTACTGCGGTATCAGCTGGAGTCGACCGAACTGCAATCGGCAGTTGTGCAGAGGCTGGCCCTTCCGGATGCACTAATCAATCTCCCAGATACGTTGGAAGATTTGGAGGCTCATCTTCGCGAGAACGCTGACATGGTTGACCGTGTGGTGCTCCTTCTGGATCACGAGGTGGCTGCCTTCGGAGGCATCATGAACCGAATTAGGAGAGAGATATTCACGGAGGCCGATGAGATCATGAGCGagtatgtttcaaatatggATAAGCTGATAGAAGAAGCGTTGCAGTGTGTTTGA